The following are encoded together in the Eriocheir sinensis breed Jianghai 21 chromosome 28, ASM2467909v1, whole genome shotgun sequence genome:
- the LOC127004346 gene encoding evolutionarily conserved signaling intermediate in Toll pathway, mitochondrial-like, translating to MAVPLHALWRRFVISGVWGQSWRAGLSSAPLFQHGSKRNLTKTAIHATRDDPLEKTSLTVRGFFNSEERTKKTFLAACDVFGQKGPHLRGHVEFIYSALALMEEYGVHKDLEVYKKILNLMPKGKMIPRNVFQQEFMHYPKQQQCAIDCLEQMETNGVMPDSEVEHILRNTFGKQSHPVRKYGRMMYWMPKLKNASPWILPTIVPDDAFELAKIAVARMCTVDPTSSITVFQTSEVEDAVEDTWIVSGQSTEQQELLQKHPPGEPIKVEGPFRIHLRNKSIGYFILRAEAKPKPPPPSRKVIDDVGSIKHWFSGEPMPEEAVLVQPCSVHEQEDGTILGICVTGTSGRDSLLSWIRLLEKTNPCLGSIPVLFTQASPLGEVMTTEAQETKNKVRTQVQQESNNEATTNT from the exons ATGGCAGTACCATTACATGCCTTGTGGCGCAGATTTGTCATTTCTGGTGTTTGGGGTCAAAGTTGGAGGGCAGGCCTTTCCAGTGCCCCATTATTTCAGCATGGCAGTAAAAGGAATCTCACAAAAACAGCCATCCATGCCACAAG AGATGATCCCTTGGAGAAAACCTCATTAACTGTGAGGGGCTTCTTCAACTCTGAGGAGCGCACAAAGAAGACCTTCCTGGCTGCCTGTGATGTGTTCGGTCAAAAGGGCCCACACCTTCGGGGTCATGTTGAGTTTATCTACAGCGCCCTCGCTCTTATGGAGGAGTATGGCGTGCATAAAGACTTGGAG GTTTACAAAAAAATATTGAATTTGATGCCAAAAGGAAAAATGATTCCAAGGAATGTCTTTCAACAAGAGTTTATGCACTACCCAAAGCAACAGCAGTGTGCCATTGACTGTTTGGAGCAAATGGAGACAAATG GAGTAATGCCTGACTCAgaggtggagcacatcttgagaAACACATTTGGGAAGCAGAGTCACCCAGTGCGCAAGTATGGCCGTATGATGTACTGGATGCCAAAGCTTAAG AACGCCTCACCATGGATTCTCCCTACGATTGTTCCAGATGATGCTTTTGAGCTGGCAAAGATAGCAGTGGCACGCATGTGTACAGTTGATCCTACCTCATCCATCACTGTATTTCAG ACTAGTGAAGTGGAGGATGCAGTTGAGGACACATGGATTGTAAGTGGCCAGAGCACAGAGCAGCAGGAACTCTTGCAGAAACACCCTCCTGGGGAACCTATCAAG GTTGAGGGTCCCTTCCGGATACATTTGCGTAACAAGTCCATTGGCTACTTCATCCTGCGAGCAGAGGCCAAACCCAAGCCACCTCCACCCAGTAGAAAGGTCATTGATG ATGTTGGCTCAATCAAACACTGGTTTTCTGGTGAGCCAATGCCAGAGGAGGCAGTACTGGTGCAGCCCTGCAGTGTGCATGAGCAAGAGGATGGGACCATTCTGGGTATATGTGTCACAG GAACATCAGGCAGAGACTCCTTGCTGTCTTGGATCCGTCTGCTGGAGAAAACCAACCCATGCCTGGGTAGCATCCCTGTGCTCTTCACTCAGGCCAGCCCTCTCGGTGAGGTGATGACCACAGAGGCACAAGAAACTAAAAATAAGGTCCGCACACAGGTGCAGCAGGAGAGTAATAATGAAGCTACCACCAACACATGA